In a genomic window of Shouchella clausii:
- a CDS encoding DUF3243 domain-containing protein — MSVLDNWDQWKDFLGGRLDQAKKEGMNEHVVSDLAYQVGEYLAGQVEPKNEQERVLADLWKVADEKEQHAIANMMVKLVEQQ; from the coding sequence ATGTCAGTACTTGACAACTGGGATCAATGGAAAGATTTTTTAGGAGGGCGTCTTGACCAAGCAAAAAAAGAGGGCATGAATGAACATGTCGTAAGTGACCTTGCTTACCAAGTTGGCGAATATTTGGCTGGGCAAGTTGAGCCGAAAAACGAACAAGAACGTGTTCTTGCCGACCTTTGGAAAGTCGCTGATGAGAAAGAACAGCATGCTATCGCTAATATGATGGTAAAATTGGTAGAACAACAGTAA
- the yfmF gene encoding EF-P 5-aminopentanol modification-associated protein YfmF, translating into MVDLQVRSSQRAGMNIHYWKTDKFKTVTFLLMAKAPLNERTLTVRALIPSILQSGTKNYSNRKQLRRKLDDMYGAILTGDVQKKGEQHVLSFRMEIASERFLTGQQPLLKEALSLFKEVVFEPRLEDGAFAKAIVEQEKRALSQRIAAIYDDKMRYANVRITEEMFKGEAFSLPAYGRVSDLDTLDEQAIYQAYERMVTEDRFDLYIIGAYDENELTRSIEELFTQNRQPKAEGQAAAKSPVHITEKLVTENQKVKQGKLHIGFRTHTTFGDEDYEAMQVANGIFGGFPSSKLFRNVREKESLAYYAASRLESHKGVLMVMAGIEFNKFERAVAIIKEQAEAMKTGEFDEETIEQTKAMLINQMLEAIDTPRGFVELSYHEMVAGTTYPIGERIEALKKVTKTDIVNAANKWELDTIYFLKGESE; encoded by the coding sequence ATGGTTGATTTACAAGTGCGCTCATCGCAGCGGGCAGGCATGAATATTCATTATTGGAAAACGGACAAATTTAAAACCGTTACATTTTTACTAATGGCTAAAGCGCCATTGAATGAACGTACATTGACAGTAAGAGCACTTATACCTTCTATTTTGCAAAGTGGCACTAAAAACTATAGCAATCGCAAACAACTTAGGCGCAAACTTGATGATATGTATGGAGCGATTTTAACGGGCGATGTTCAAAAAAAAGGCGAGCAGCATGTGCTTAGCTTTCGCATGGAAATAGCCAGTGAGCGGTTTTTGACAGGCCAACAGCCATTATTGAAAGAAGCGCTTTCCCTTTTTAAAGAAGTTGTTTTTGAGCCAAGACTAGAAGATGGGGCTTTCGCGAAAGCGATTGTTGAGCAAGAAAAACGTGCCTTGTCACAGCGGATTGCAGCGATTTATGACGACAAAATGCGTTATGCCAACGTTCGGATCACAGAGGAAATGTTCAAAGGCGAAGCGTTTTCACTTCCAGCTTATGGACGCGTTAGCGACCTTGATACACTCGATGAACAAGCGATTTACCAAGCGTATGAACGGATGGTCACCGAAGACCGTTTTGACCTTTATATCATTGGCGCCTACGATGAAAACGAGCTGACTCGCTCTATCGAGGAGCTATTCACACAAAACCGCCAACCAAAAGCGGAAGGACAAGCAGCAGCCAAGAGCCCGGTCCACATAACCGAAAAACTCGTGACGGAAAACCAAAAAGTCAAACAAGGCAAATTGCATATTGGCTTTCGTACCCATACAACGTTTGGCGATGAAGATTATGAGGCGATGCAAGTCGCCAATGGCATTTTTGGCGGATTCCCGTCGTCAAAGTTGTTTCGAAATGTCCGTGAAAAAGAAAGTCTTGCTTATTATGCCGCATCTCGCCTTGAAAGTCATAAAGGCGTGCTAATGGTAATGGCCGGGATTGAATTTAATAAATTTGAACGTGCGGTTGCTATTATAAAGGAACAAGCAGAGGCTATGAAAACAGGGGAATTTGACGAGGAAACGATTGAACAGACAAAAGCGATGCTCATCAATCAAATGCTAGAAGCGATTGATACACCAAGGGGATTTGTCGAACTGTCTTACCATGAAATGGTTGCAGGGACGACTTATCCAATTGGCGAGCGGATTGAAGCGTTAAAGAAAGTCACGAAAACAGACATTGTCAATGCAGCGAACAAATGGGAATTGGATACGATTTACTTTTTGAAAGGGGAGAGTGAATAA
- the pgsA gene encoding CDP-diacylglycerol--glycerol-3-phosphate 3-phosphatidyltransferase, whose amino-acid sequence MNLANKITVARICLIPAFMLFLLVDWPLGETEWFQQPITYSMLVATAIFVVASATDWLDGYYARKLDLVTSFGKFLDPLADKLLVTAALIGLVEAQLVPAWIAIVIISREFAVTGIRLVAAAEGDVIAASKLGKWKTLTQIIAIIASLLHNIPFSALSFPFASIMLWIAALLTIWSGIEYFVKNKHVILKSM is encoded by the coding sequence TTGAATTTAGCAAATAAAATCACCGTAGCGCGGATTTGTTTAATTCCGGCATTTATGCTGTTTTTGCTTGTCGATTGGCCACTTGGCGAAACGGAGTGGTTTCAACAGCCGATTACATACAGCATGCTTGTGGCCACAGCGATTTTTGTCGTTGCCTCTGCCACGGATTGGCTCGACGGCTACTATGCACGGAAGCTTGACCTTGTCACTAGCTTCGGCAAATTTCTCGATCCTTTGGCCGATAAGCTCCTTGTGACCGCTGCCTTAATTGGGTTAGTGGAAGCGCAGCTCGTGCCAGCTTGGATTGCCATTGTCATTATTAGTCGTGAGTTTGCGGTAACGGGCATTCGCTTAGTTGCTGCAGCAGAAGGCGATGTTATAGCGGCGAGCAAACTGGGCAAATGGAAAACGCTCACCCAGATTATCGCTATTATTGCTAGTCTTTTACATAATATCCCTTTTTCAGCTCTTTCATTTCCATTTGCTTCCATAATGCTATGGATCGCGGCTCTGTTAACGATCTGGTCTGGAATCGAATATTTTGTGAAAAACAAACACGTCATTCTAAAATCGATGTAA
- the recA gene encoding recombinase RecA, which translates to MSDRKQALDMALRHIEKQFGKGSVMKLGEQAEQRVSTVSSGALALDIALGVGGYPKGRVIEVYGPESSGKTTVALHAIAEVQRNGGQAAFIDAEHALDPVYASKLGVNIDELLLSQPDTGEQALEIAEALVRSGALDIIVIDSVAALVPKAEIEGEMGDSHVGLQARLMSQALRKLSGAINKSKTIAIFINQIREKVGVMFGNPETTPGGRALKFYSSVRLEVRRAEALKQGNEIVGNRTKIKVVKNKVAPPFRLAEVDIMYGEGISREGSMLDIAAELDIVEKSGAWYSYKGDRLGQGRENSKQFLKENPEITAEIERLIRDHHGLDGEAKLEEAAEEQAFEDVPLDLK; encoded by the coding sequence ATGAGTGATAGAAAACAAGCGCTTGACATGGCTTTACGCCATATTGAGAAACAATTTGGCAAAGGCTCTGTCATGAAGCTAGGTGAACAGGCTGAACAGCGCGTATCGACGGTTTCAAGCGGTGCCCTCGCCCTTGATATTGCTTTGGGCGTAGGTGGCTATCCAAAAGGAAGAGTCATTGAAGTATATGGCCCAGAATCTTCCGGTAAAACGACCGTTGCCCTCCATGCAATTGCTGAAGTGCAGCGCAATGGTGGCCAAGCTGCTTTTATTGATGCTGAGCATGCTCTTGATCCTGTCTATGCGAGCAAACTAGGCGTTAATATCGATGAGCTCTTGCTGTCCCAACCTGATACAGGCGAACAGGCACTTGAAATTGCGGAAGCACTTGTGCGCAGTGGTGCCCTTGATATAATTGTCATTGATAGTGTAGCTGCGCTCGTACCAAAAGCGGAAATTGAAGGGGAAATGGGCGACTCGCATGTCGGCTTGCAAGCACGCTTAATGTCACAGGCGCTCCGGAAATTATCAGGAGCGATCAATAAGTCGAAAACGATTGCGATCTTCATCAACCAAATCCGTGAAAAAGTCGGCGTTATGTTCGGCAATCCAGAAACGACGCCAGGGGGGCGCGCCCTTAAATTTTACTCGTCCGTCCGCTTGGAAGTGCGCCGTGCCGAGGCGTTGAAGCAAGGGAATGAGATTGTCGGCAACCGCACTAAAATCAAAGTCGTCAAAAACAAAGTGGCTCCGCCTTTCCGTTTAGCGGAAGTTGACATTATGTACGGAGAAGGCATTTCCAGGGAAGGTTCGATGCTTGACATTGCGGCGGAACTCGATATTGTCGAAAAAAGCGGTGCTTGGTATTCTTACAAAGGCGACCGCCTTGGGCAAGGCCGTGAAAATTCAAAACAATTTTTGAAAGAAAACCCGGAAATTACCGCCGAAATTGAGCGTTTGATTCGTGACCACCACGGGCTCGACGGGGAAGCGAAGCTGGAAGAGGCAGCTGAAGAACAAGCTTTTGAAGATGTGCCTTTAGATTTAAAATAA
- the ymfI gene encoding elongation factor P 5-aminopentanone reductase produces MKRILITGATGGIGQATAAILAQEASELYIHYSENIEAANALVAAVPCPCVAIKADLSSADGAATLAKQLPAVPNVFVDCAGSAAPALLQDVGDDILEAQMHVHLLSPIKLVRSFLPEMLRKRDGVIVLTSSIWGLTGASMESIYAAAKSGLNGFVKSMAKETAMSGIRINAVAPGAIDTNMLRGYSEADLRLLAEDIPYGRLGTAEEVAEAIAFLASDKASYIHGQILSVNGGWYC; encoded by the coding sequence ATGAAGCGCATTTTAATAACAGGGGCAACTGGAGGAATCGGGCAAGCAACGGCAGCGATCCTTGCACAAGAGGCGTCTGAGCTTTATATCCACTACTCGGAAAACATCGAGGCAGCCAACGCCTTAGTGGCCGCCGTTCCTTGTCCTTGTGTTGCCATCAAAGCCGATTTGTCTAGCGCGGATGGCGCTGCCACACTTGCAAAGCAATTACCTGCCGTGCCTAATGTGTTTGTCGATTGTGCTGGCAGCGCTGCACCTGCGCTCTTGCAAGACGTTGGCGACGATATTCTTGAAGCACAAATGCATGTGCACTTGCTTAGCCCGATCAAACTAGTACGATCCTTTTTGCCGGAAATGCTAAGAAAACGCGATGGCGTGATCGTGCTCACATCATCCATTTGGGGGCTCACAGGAGCAAGCATGGAAAGCATCTATGCTGCAGCAAAAAGCGGTTTAAATGGGTTTGTTAAAAGCATGGCAAAAGAAACGGCCATGAGCGGCATACGCATTAATGCTGTTGCTCCTGGAGCAATCGATACAAACATGCTTAGAGGCTACAGCGAGGCTGATCTTCGTCTGCTTGCTGAAGACATTCCGTACGGCAGGCTTGGGACAGCCGAGGAAGTCGCAGAGGCGATTGCCTTTTTGGCCAGCGATAAGGCATCGTACATACATGGCCAAATTCTTTCTGTCAATGGCGGTTGGTACTGTTAA
- a CDS encoding GntR family transcriptional regulator, with amino-acid sequence MKADHRPLYIQVIDQLKEEISHYSEGSKLPSEYELAKQLGVSKETLREALRLLEEDGLVVRRYGVGTFVPSKPLFSAGIEELQSVTNMIASANMTPGTIYLSSTIEVSAEEDRARFNRSKSFEMLQLERVRTADGMPVVYCLDQLPADLVGNRSIHEMKSIFQFLEEAGRPIAYALASIEPIGYHEHVTEVLECTPETALLLLRQTHYDHHDQAVLHSVNYFRSDKFKFNVVRKSK; translated from the coding sequence ATGAAGGCGGATCATCGGCCGCTTTATATACAAGTGATCGATCAGTTAAAGGAAGAAATCAGCCACTACAGTGAAGGGAGTAAGCTCCCATCTGAATATGAGCTTGCCAAGCAGCTAGGTGTAAGCAAAGAAACATTGCGGGAAGCGTTGCGCCTACTAGAGGAAGACGGACTCGTCGTAAGGCGCTACGGCGTAGGCACATTTGTGCCTTCAAAGCCGCTGTTTTCAGCGGGAATCGAAGAGCTGCAAAGTGTAACCAACATGATTGCGTCTGCAAATATGACGCCAGGCACGATTTATTTGTCGTCAACGATCGAAGTTTCGGCAGAAGAAGACAGAGCGCGTTTTAATCGATCGAAATCGTTTGAAATGCTCCAACTTGAGCGTGTACGGACAGCAGACGGTATGCCTGTCGTTTACTGCCTTGACCAGCTTCCGGCGGATTTAGTCGGCAACCGCTCTATTCATGAAATGAAGTCGATCTTTCAGTTTTTAGAAGAGGCAGGCCGACCAATTGCTTATGCGCTTGCCTCGATTGAGCCGATCGGCTACCATGAGCATGTAACGGAAGTGCTGGAGTGCACTCCTGAAACGGCGCTTCTTCTTTTAAGACAAACCCATTATGATCACCATGATCAAGCGGTGCTCCACTCTGTCAATTATTTTCGGTCTGACAAATTTAAGTTTAATGTTGTAAGAAAAAGCAAATAA
- a CDS encoding DUF3388 domain-containing protein codes for MKEWYFEYQLHENRPGILGDISSLLGMLSINIVTINGIDDTRRGMLLRTSDDDSVKRFKAILHTIGNVTVTKFREPRVRDRLAIRHGRYIERNATEKKTFKFIRRELGLLVDFMAELMKKEGHYLIGIRGMPRVGKTESVVAASVCANKRWSFISSTLLRQTVRSQLAEDEMDGDNIFIIDGIVSTMRATEKHRMLVDDIMRLPAVKVVEHPDIFIRESEYELEDFDCIIELRNDDSEQITYDVVEPGFSSFDIS; via the coding sequence GTGAAAGAATGGTATTTTGAGTACCAGCTCCACGAAAACCGCCCGGGGATTCTCGGGGATATTTCTTCTCTTCTTGGCATGCTGTCCATTAATATTGTCACTATTAACGGCATTGACGACACGAGAAGAGGCATGCTTTTGCGCACTTCTGACGATGACAGCGTAAAAAGGTTTAAAGCCATCTTACATACAATTGGCAACGTAACAGTTACAAAGTTCCGCGAGCCCCGCGTTAGAGACCGATTAGCGATTCGCCATGGTCGCTATATCGAGCGAAATGCCACGGAGAAAAAAACATTTAAGTTTATTCGCAGAGAGCTAGGGCTATTAGTTGATTTTATGGCTGAATTAATGAAAAAAGAAGGCCATTATTTAATCGGCATTCGCGGCATGCCGAGAGTCGGCAAAACCGAATCGGTAGTAGCAGCAAGCGTCTGTGCGAACAAGCGCTGGAGCTTTATTTCTTCGACGCTTCTTAGGCAGACTGTACGGAGCCAGTTGGCTGAAGATGAAATGGATGGGGACAACATTTTTATTATTGACGGCATTGTGTCAACGATGAGGGCCACTGAAAAGCACCGCATGCTTGTTGACGACATCATGCGGCTTCCTGCAGTAAAAGTGGTTGAACACCCTGACATTTTTATCCGTGAGTCAGAGTACGAGCTTGAAGACTTTGACTGCATTATTGAATTGCGCAATGACGATAGTGAGCAAATTACGTATGACGTCGTCGAGCCAGGCTTTTCTTCATTTGACATAAGCTAA
- a CDS encoding competence/damage-inducible protein A, which yields MNAEIMAVGSELLLGQIANTNGQFISKQLASIGVDVYRHTVVGDNEDRLKKALQEAHERADLVILTGGLGPTKDDLTKETVAAFCGKKLVYDEAALHEIEHYFKRHNRVMTPNNKKQAYVIEGCTVLANRHGMAPGMLCELEDGKKLALLPGPPSEMKPMFVNELLPKLLGATEHTEITSRVLHFFGIGESQLETDLLDLIATQTNPTIAPLAGDGEVKLRLTVKHADKNEAARLLDETEALIRKRVGSYLYGYNETTLVKETFLRLQASGLTIASAESLTAGLFSSELAAFAGASDVLKGSVTAYSNELKQQLLQVSSATLASDGAISEACALEMARGVKTLYGSDMAISFTGVAGPGVQEGHEAGTVFLALLLPGGKERVYTLSLSGGRNAVRMRAVKFGYFYLLEELKRSNGSK from the coding sequence TTGAATGCAGAAATAATGGCCGTTGGCTCAGAGCTGCTTCTTGGCCAGATCGCCAATACAAATGGCCAATTCATCTCTAAACAGCTAGCAAGCATTGGTGTCGACGTGTACCGGCACACAGTTGTGGGAGATAACGAGGACAGGCTAAAAAAAGCACTTCAAGAAGCACATGAGCGTGCCGATCTCGTCATCTTAACGGGCGGGCTTGGCCCGACAAAAGATGACTTGACGAAAGAAACGGTCGCGGCGTTTTGTGGAAAAAAGCTTGTGTACGATGAAGCCGCTCTTCATGAAATTGAACATTATTTTAAACGCCATAACCGCGTCATGACACCTAACAACAAAAAGCAAGCCTATGTGATTGAAGGCTGCACCGTGCTTGCAAACCGTCATGGCATGGCCCCCGGAATGCTATGCGAGCTTGAAGACGGGAAAAAACTGGCGCTTTTGCCTGGACCACCGAGCGAAATGAAGCCAATGTTCGTCAACGAGCTTTTGCCTAAACTGTTAGGCGCAACTGAACATACAGAAATCACTTCCCGTGTGCTTCATTTTTTTGGAATTGGGGAATCACAATTAGAAACAGACCTTTTGGACTTGATTGCGACGCAAACGAACCCGACAATCGCTCCATTGGCTGGTGATGGGGAAGTGAAACTGCGCTTGACTGTAAAGCATGCAGATAAAAATGAAGCTGCCCGTTTGCTTGATGAAACGGAAGCATTGATTCGGAAACGGGTCGGTTCATATTTGTACGGCTACAACGAAACGACACTGGTCAAGGAAACGTTTTTGCGTTTGCAGGCGAGCGGTCTGACAATTGCCAGCGCCGAAAGCTTGACTGCCGGGCTTTTCTCAAGCGAATTGGCTGCGTTTGCTGGTGCATCGGACGTGCTAAAAGGGAGCGTGACTGCCTACTCCAATGAACTGAAGCAGCAATTGCTTCAAGTTTCAAGCGCCACCCTTGCTAGCGACGGCGCCATCAGCGAAGCATGTGCGTTGGAAATGGCACGTGGCGTCAAAACACTTTACGGTTCCGATATGGCCATCTCTTTTACAGGAGTGGCTGGGCCCGGGGTGCAAGAGGGCCACGAAGCGGGTACCGTTTTTCTGGCGCTTCTTTTGCCAGGAGGGAAAGAGCGCGTATACACGCTGTCTTTATCGGGGGGACGCAATGCCGTACGAATGCGGGCGGTGAAATTTGGCTATTTTTATTTACTGGAAGAATTGAAAAGGAGCAATGGTAGTAAATGA
- the yfmH gene encoding EF-P 5-aminopentanol modification-associated protein YfmH, with protein MKPLKFKQLEETLYYEQLDNGLDVYILPKPGFHKTFATFTTKYGSIDNHFVPLGQTEPVKVPDGIAHFLEHKMFESEEGDVFHTFGKQGAQANAFTSFTRTAYLFSSTSNVNQNVETLLDFVQHPYFTDETVEKEKGIIGQEITMYDDDPDWRAYFGTIENMYSSHPVKIDIAGTIPSISKITKEDLYTCYETFYHPSNMLLFIVGSVDVNEMMQLVRANQSKKEFADPKPIERHVKPEGTPVDRAEHVVAMPVHTPKVFVGFKESNPTRQGEELLKYELSLNVLLDLMFGPSSEAYEAMYEAGIINETFAFDYTAEYGFGFSIIGGDSTKPEELKEKIIETIAAFKQRPLAKEEADRAIKKKIGAFLRSLNSPENIANEFTRYAFNGMNLFDVVPVLESLEASDLETVLHHHFKSEYRTVATVKDEDMS; from the coding sequence ATGAAGCCGCTTAAATTTAAACAGCTAGAAGAGACGCTTTATTATGAGCAACTTGATAATGGGCTTGATGTTTACATTCTTCCAAAGCCAGGGTTTCACAAAACGTTTGCCACTTTTACAACTAAATACGGTTCGATTGATAACCATTTTGTTCCTCTTGGACAGACAGAGCCAGTAAAAGTCCCAGACGGCATTGCCCACTTTCTAGAGCACAAAATGTTTGAAAGCGAAGAAGGCGATGTTTTTCATACATTTGGCAAACAAGGGGCACAAGCGAACGCTTTTACAAGCTTTACCCGCACCGCTTATTTATTTTCAAGCACATCCAACGTCAACCAAAATGTTGAAACGCTGCTTGACTTTGTTCAACACCCTTATTTTACCGATGAAACAGTGGAAAAAGAAAAAGGCATTATAGGACAAGAAATTACGATGTATGATGATGATCCTGATTGGCGCGCTTACTTTGGGACAATTGAAAACATGTATTCATCCCACCCGGTCAAAATTGACATTGCAGGGACGATCCCGTCGATTAGCAAAATCACGAAAGAGGACTTGTACACTTGCTATGAGACGTTTTACCATCCTAGCAACATGTTGCTGTTCATTGTCGGCTCGGTGGACGTAAATGAAATGATGCAGCTCGTCCGGGCGAACCAAAGCAAAAAGGAATTTGCCGACCCAAAACCGATTGAGCGTCACGTGAAGCCTGAAGGGACGCCAGTCGACAGAGCCGAACATGTTGTCGCTATGCCTGTCCATACGCCGAAGGTATTTGTTGGCTTTAAAGAGTCAAACCCAACGCGGCAAGGGGAAGAACTGCTAAAATACGAACTGTCGTTAAATGTTTTGCTCGATCTTATGTTCGGCCCAAGTTCCGAGGCATACGAGGCTATGTATGAGGCAGGGATCATCAATGAGACGTTTGCATTTGACTATACTGCAGAATATGGGTTCGGTTTTTCAATTATCGGCGGAGACAGTACAAAGCCAGAGGAACTAAAAGAAAAAATTATTGAGACCATTGCTGCATTCAAGCAGCGTCCACTTGCGAAAGAAGAAGCGGATCGGGCCATTAAGAAAAAGATTGGCGCTTTTCTTCGTTCCTTGAACTCGCCTGAAAACATTGCCAATGAATTTACACGCTATGCGTTTAATGGCATGAATTTATTTGATGTCGTGCCGGTGCTTGAATCGTTAGAAGCATCTGACTTGGAAACAGTGCTCCATCACCATTTTAAAAGCGAGTACCGGACGGTAGCGACAGTCAAAGACGAAGACATGTCATGA
- a CDS encoding helix-turn-helix domain-containing protein: MSELGNYLKETREDKQITLDDLQRTTKIQKRYLAAIEEGNFDTLPGIFYARAFVKTYAEAIGLDADEVLETYKNELPNPQTEAVDLPSRSERVKTSARTAPSRPGKGRGKSLASILVPILLIAAVVLVIVLIWNVSGRDSGGEVQNEQEAGQTDTYDPPENAGDEEEGEGAADKDEAGEDEAADEESGSEDEQTDKEPELSLEETSGNVSTYILTNVEAIETLKIEMGEGSYVQVRDRDGQAIEENGGDYKDDFEPDVSGLDALELNIGNGYGVERVEVNGIEVELLETDHQYVTITVEEQE, encoded by the coding sequence ATGTCAGAACTAGGGAATTACTTAAAAGAGACGCGTGAAGACAAGCAGATTACGCTTGATGATCTGCAGCGTACGACCAAAATTCAAAAACGGTATTTGGCAGCGATTGAAGAAGGCAATTTTGATACGCTCCCGGGCATTTTTTATGCGCGGGCATTTGTCAAGACGTACGCGGAAGCGATTGGCCTTGATGCCGATGAAGTGCTGGAAACGTATAAAAACGAACTGCCCAATCCGCAAACGGAAGCAGTCGATTTGCCTTCACGCTCTGAACGCGTAAAAACAAGCGCGCGTACAGCGCCTTCAAGGCCAGGAAAAGGGCGTGGAAAATCGCTGGCTTCCATTTTAGTGCCAATCTTGCTCATTGCTGCTGTCGTGCTCGTCATCGTTCTTATTTGGAACGTGAGCGGCCGTGATAGCGGCGGCGAAGTTCAGAATGAGCAAGAAGCCGGGCAAACAGATACGTATGATCCGCCTGAGAATGCTGGCGATGAAGAGGAAGGCGAAGGAGCAGCTGATAAAGACGAAGCTGGCGAAGACGAAGCAGCTGACGAGGAAAGCGGATCGGAAGACGAGCAAACTGACAAAGAGCCTGAACTTTCATTGGAAGAGACATCCGGCAACGTCTCCACTTATATTCTTACAAACGTGGAGGCAATTGAAACGCTGAAAATTGAAATGGGAGAAGGCTCCTATGTGCAAGTCCGTGACCGCGATGGACAGGCAATTGAAGAAAACGGCGGAGACTACAAAGATGATTTTGAGCCAGACGTGAGCGGCCTTGACGCCCTTGAGCTTAATATTGGCAACGGTTATGGGGTTGAAAGGGTAGAAGTGAACGGCATTGAAGTCGAACTCTTGGAAACCGATCACCAGTATGTGACCATTACCGTTGAAGAACAAGAATAA
- a CDS encoding DEAD/DEAH box helicase produces the protein MTYFTDFDISDQVKQAIQDMGFEEPSPIQEKAIPAILTGGDVIGQAQTGTGKTAAFGIPVVDKVTEERYIQALILTPTRELAIQVSGELQKLSAHKRIRTLPIYGGQSIGHQIKALRQGVQVVIGTPGRMLDHLRRGTLKLNSVHTVVLDEADEMLDMGFVDDIEAILKEVNQVRQTLLFSATMPPAIRKLSRKYMNDPKTVTINKGEVTAPSINQVYYKVLERNKIDSLCRIIDSDDVELGILFCRTKKGVAELTEALQARGYLVDGLHGDLTQSQRDVVMKKFRDSSIEFLIATDVAARGIDVENVSHVINYDIPQDPESYVHRIGRTGRAGRTGAAITLVTPREMKHLRSIEKEIKMHIPSASVPTIEEVVEKQQSSWKNLIEDTIEQGGKEMELFLPLVDEILAEQDPKQVVAALLKLKFSTETATEDAGYSFGDTGGAKGMVRFFINVGRNVNLTPKILGEEIGRLVGIPVKSIGRIDIFENFSFVDVPEEAAPFVYEGLRYSRINGARVNLEPAKPRPKRERRTPAGSRRS, from the coding sequence ATGACCTATTTTACAGACTTTGATATTTCGGACCAAGTGAAACAAGCAATCCAGGATATGGGGTTTGAAGAACCATCCCCTATCCAAGAAAAAGCGATTCCTGCCATTTTGACAGGTGGCGATGTAATTGGCCAGGCGCAAACAGGAACTGGAAAAACAGCTGCATTTGGGATACCGGTTGTTGATAAAGTGACCGAAGAGCGTTACATTCAAGCATTAATTTTGACGCCAACAAGGGAACTGGCCATTCAAGTTTCTGGAGAACTGCAAAAGCTATCGGCTCATAAACGGATTCGGACGTTGCCGATTTACGGCGGGCAATCGATCGGCCACCAAATCAAAGCGTTGCGCCAAGGAGTGCAAGTAGTGATTGGTACCCCAGGACGGATGCTTGACCATTTGCGCCGTGGAACGCTCAAACTTAATTCGGTCCATACCGTTGTCCTTGACGAAGCCGATGAAATGCTCGATATGGGCTTTGTCGATGACATCGAAGCGATTTTAAAGGAAGTCAATCAAGTTCGACAAACGTTGTTGTTTTCTGCGACGATGCCGCCTGCGATCCGCAAGCTGTCACGAAAATACATGAACGATCCGAAAACAGTGACGATTAATAAGGGCGAAGTGACGGCACCTTCGATCAACCAAGTTTATTATAAAGTATTGGAGCGAAATAAAATTGACTCCCTTTGCCGCATCATTGACAGCGATGATGTGGAGCTCGGCATTTTGTTTTGCCGCACGAAGAAAGGCGTCGCTGAATTGACAGAAGCGCTCCAAGCGCGGGGCTACCTTGTTGATGGTCTTCATGGAGACTTGACGCAATCTCAACGTGATGTTGTTATGAAGAAATTCCGCGACTCGTCGATCGAGTTTCTCATTGCTACAGACGTAGCCGCCAGGGGTATCGATGTAGAAAATGTCAGCCATGTCATCAACTACGATATTCCACAAGACCCTGAAAGCTATGTGCACAGGATTGGGCGTACAGGGCGAGCGGGCCGGACAGGCGCAGCGATTACGTTGGTTACGCCTCGGGAAATGAAGCATCTCCGCTCTATTGAAAAAGAAATCAAGATGCACATTCCGTCAGCAAGTGTGCCGACGATTGAAGAAGTTGTTGAAAAACAGCAAAGCTCTTGGAAAAACTTAATTGAGGATACAATTGAGCAAGGCGGCAAAGAAATGGAGTTGTTCTTGCCCCTTGTAGATGAAATTCTTGCTGAGCAAGACCCTAAACAAGTGGTTGCGGCGCTATTGAAATTAAAGTTTTCAACAGAGACGGCAACCGAAGATGCTGGCTACAGCTTTGGTGACACAGGCGGTGCCAAAGGAATGGTCCGCTTCTTCATCAATGTTGGACGAAATGTCAATTTGACGCCGAAAATTCTTGGCGAAGAAATCGGCCGCCTTGTCGGCATCCCTGTCAAATCGATTGGCCGCATCGACATCTTTGAAAACTTCTCCTTTGTCGATGTACCAGAAGAGGCTGCGCCATTTGTGTATGAAGGCTTGCGCTATTCCCGCATTAATGGAGCGCGCGTCAATCTTGAACCTGCTAAGCCGCGCCCGAAACGGGAGCGGCGCACGCCAGCGGGCTCACGCCGTTCATAG